The following are encoded in a window of Panicum virgatum strain AP13 chromosome 5N, P.virgatum_v5, whole genome shotgun sequence genomic DNA:
- the LOC120674682 gene encoding mitogen-activated protein kinase spk1-like, which produces MVNQCIEKADKNLVDKMARQALKNEVKEQMEVLQAIPCYGTDNPLHLTVSVSLGSPSSCRALVRTRGHDSPPRLPFAVPLWSLGCVMAELVDGGAPFQGIDYEDLLCEIFGVLGNCPRASKPSEEGFEVLSDLLTCNPDKRLTAAATIKHSWFSKIQPQEVPQKEEAVSPLPKRPRRHAVCAT; this is translated from the exons ATGGTTAACCAATGCATCGAGAAGGCTGACAAGAACTTGGTGGACAAGATGGCAAGGCAAGCACTGAAGAACGAGGTCAAAGAACAAATGGAGGTCCTGCAAGCAATTCCTTGCTACGGAACAG ATAACCCCCTCCACCTCACGGTGTCTGTTTCTCTCGGATCGCCATCGTCTTGTCGCGCCCTCGTCCGCACGCGTGGACACGActccccgccgcgcctccccttcGCCGTCCCGCTGTGGTCCCTCGGCTGCGTCATGGCAGAGCTCGTCGATGGGGGCGCTCCGTTCCAGGGCATCGACTACGAGGACCTGCTCTGTGAGATCTTCGGCGTGCTCGGCAACTGTCCGAGGGCATCGAAGCCATCCGAGGAAGGATTTGAGGTCCTAAGCGACCTCCTCACATGCAACCCCGACAAGAGGCTCACGGCAGCCGCGACGATCAAGCATTCGTGGTTCTCCAAGATCCAACCACAGGAGGTGCCACAGAAAGAAGAAGCTGTTTCGCCGTTGCCCAAGAGGCCCAGGCGGCATGCTGTGTGCGCAACTTAG